One segment of Aquimarina sp. BL5 DNA contains the following:
- a CDS encoding dCMP deaminase family protein, translated as MSKKKQLKYDKAYLRIAREWGKLSHCERKKVGAVIVKDRMIISDGFNGTPTGFENYCEDEEGYTKWYVLHAEANAISKVASSTQSCKGATLYITLSPCKECSKLIHQAGIKRIVYQKGYKDNSGLSFLEKAGVEIEQISDLDD; from the coding sequence ATGTCAAAAAAAAAACAACTAAAATATGACAAAGCGTATCTTAGGATAGCAAGAGAGTGGGGAAAGTTATCCCATTGTGAGAGAAAGAAAGTTGGTGCGGTTATTGTTAAAGATAGAATGATTATTTCTGATGGATTTAATGGAACTCCAACGGGTTTCGAAAATTATTGTGAAGATGAAGAAGGATATACGAAATGGTATGTGCTTCATGCCGAAGCTAATGCAATTTCTAAAGTAGCTTCTTCGACACAATCGTGCAAAGGAGCTACGTTATATATTACACTATCACCTTGTAAAGAGTGTAGTAAGTTGATTCATCAAGCAGGAATAAAGAGGATAGTGTATCAAAAAGGATATAAAGATAATTCAGGACTTTCATTTTTAGAGAAAGCTGGAGTGGAAATAGAACAGATTAGTGATTTAGACGATTAA
- a CDS encoding RNA polymerase sigma factor, which translates to MKEELLTLKKGHNQALEKIYNEYRNAFLQFAKKYDLDHDALIDVYQEAFIALREHAINGKLDHIKSSVKTYLFSIGKYMIYDQLKKQKKTISYENSLDYKETSDTTEIFEEPQLTPEQQLLRQHFKNLGKRCQEMLTLFYYRGLTIDEIAESLGYESKNVVKSQKSRCLKSLKELIKTPA; encoded by the coding sequence ATGAAGGAAGAACTCTTAACGCTAAAAAAAGGTCACAATCAAGCTTTAGAAAAGATTTATAATGAATATCGTAATGCTTTTTTGCAGTTTGCTAAAAAATATGATCTAGATCACGATGCTCTTATAGATGTATACCAAGAAGCGTTTATTGCATTACGTGAGCATGCAATAAATGGCAAACTAGACCATATAAAAAGCTCTGTCAAAACGTATTTATTCAGTATTGGGAAATATATGATCTATGATCAGCTTAAAAAGCAGAAAAAAACTATTTCTTATGAAAACAGCCTGGATTATAAAGAAACTTCTGATACAACAGAAATTTTTGAAGAACCACAGTTAACTCCAGAACAACAATTACTAAGACAGCATTTTAAAAATCTGGGGAAACGTTGTCAAGAAATGTTAACCTTATTCTATTATCGGGGACTAACTATTGATGAGATTGCGGAAAGTTTAGGCTATGAAAGTAAAAATGTAGTAAAAAGCCAGAAGTCTCGTTGTTTAAAATCCCTAAAAGAATTAATTAAAACCCCCGCTTAA
- a CDS encoding DUF3109 family protein produces MFQLGKTIVSEEIIEKDFVCNLSACKGVCCIDGEAGAPLEESEAQKLEEIYPIVKPYLRKEGIEAIEKQGTYIKTPHQELETPLIDGADCAYVIFDKKGTALCAIEEAYNQGEIDWKKPISCHLYPVRVQDYTEFSAVNYHKWEICDDACTLGKELQVPVYKFVKQALIRKFGEDWYMELEKVAADLRK; encoded by the coding sequence ATGTTTCAATTAGGAAAAACCATAGTTTCAGAAGAAATCATAGAAAAAGATTTCGTATGTAATCTTTCTGCATGTAAAGGAGTCTGTTGTATTGATGGCGAAGCAGGAGCACCATTAGAAGAGTCAGAGGCTCAAAAACTTGAGGAAATCTACCCTATTGTAAAACCGTATCTTCGAAAAGAAGGAATCGAAGCGATTGAAAAACAAGGAACTTATATCAAAACGCCACATCAGGAATTAGAAACTCCGCTAATTGATGGAGCCGATTGTGCGTATGTGATATTTGATAAAAAAGGCACAGCATTGTGTGCTATTGAAGAGGCTTATAATCAAGGAGAAATAGATTGGAAAAAACCAATATCCTGCCATTTATATCCTGTTAGAGTTCAGGATTACACAGAGTTTTCTGCCGTAAATTATCATAAATGGGAAATATGTGATGATGCCTGTACACTGGGCAAAGAATTACAAGTACCAGTGTATAAATTCGTAAAGCAAGCATTGATCCGCAAGTTTGGAGAAGATTGGTATATGGAGTTAGAAAAGGTAGCTGCAGATCTTAGAAAATAA
- a CDS encoding CHAT domain-containing protein, with the protein MSFLYRNPDSTRFYLQKSYDLSNQDINGLDNKLGTLSLLINSDGFHFDLKNLKKDINTMDSIMVHDPLINSLVSKNDYLKFLNTNKGNYHFKLNNLSKAKKCFKELLDTFYPNVNDLSPFDIETKINIQQYLASIYRREGKNDLAEEYYSRIISDIENHKIPRWQTQSVGVKYRLSQVLMAQKKYDEAKKIQLESLDFFETMENKPGAINSIKAISQLLIKNYLSQDSVLVAIKYIEKSKNLYKKEDILFAKLEVLKGDAFLQNMEFEKAETFYQSYLSKTKVYSQNKKNRDVADAFSKLGKLYIAKENPEKALEFYQKSLIQIAPGFNDTDIKSNPKPKKVLSKLELVKILKEKLEAFQLLHNKSNRLEDLKMALTTSYAIIETLDLLKPEFESKVDKQFLLSEMYPAFHRMVEVAFDLFNTTKESSYITDAFYFMEKSKSVLLLEAARSTQASSYGGVPEEIIDKEQQFRANIIHLEKKFFNQKSNMVVFDSLFQLKNRYYNFISDIENNYPKYYDLKYNSEVINLEEITSEIIKKKALLSYFSTDTNLFLIAIENDSKNFYKIPFGKNHREKITKLYSLLSKVNSKGLPDIYKEGYSIYENILKEPLKKIESKELIIISDDILNYLPFDALSTSKDKPDYLIKEYQISYTNSATLLKEQQNKIKTAKNRLLAYAPTFGNTSINTQQDRSDFGPLLYNTDEVNQITKFFNGKAVTGNEASLVSFSENSRTYNMLHFATHAAANDEHPDYSYLAFAPNNNEASSLLYVKDLYGYNINADLVTLSACQTGLGKLQKGEGMLSLARGFSYAGAKSLVTTLWKINDQTTSELMQDFYENLDASLPKDKALREAKLTYLKTAEDELLTHPYYWSGFMISGDTTAIQVDNSYFWWLLLLGIPVLFVVVRKIKSLL; encoded by the coding sequence ATGAGCTTTTTGTATAGAAATCCTGATAGTACTCGTTTTTACTTACAGAAGAGTTATGATTTATCTAATCAAGATATTAATGGTTTAGACAATAAGTTAGGAACGCTTAGTTTGTTGATTAATTCTGATGGTTTTCATTTTGATTTGAAAAATCTAAAGAAAGATATTAATACCATGGATTCAATCATGGTCCATGATCCTTTAATTAACTCTTTAGTTTCAAAAAATGATTATCTGAAATTCCTTAATACTAATAAAGGAAATTATCATTTTAAATTGAATAACTTATCGAAAGCAAAAAAGTGTTTTAAAGAACTTTTAGATACATTTTATCCGAACGTAAATGATTTATCTCCTTTTGATATCGAAACAAAAATTAATATACAACAATACCTCGCATCAATTTATAGAAGAGAAGGTAAAAATGATTTAGCAGAAGAATATTACAGCAGAATTATAAGTGATATAGAAAATCATAAAATTCCAAGATGGCAAACACAATCCGTTGGAGTTAAGTATAGGCTTTCTCAAGTTTTAATGGCGCAAAAAAAATATGATGAAGCAAAAAAAATACAGCTAGAATCTTTAGATTTTTTTGAAACGATGGAGAATAAACCTGGAGCCATTAATTCAATAAAAGCTATTTCTCAACTTTTAATCAAAAACTACCTATCACAGGATAGCGTTCTGGTTGCTATAAAGTATATTGAGAAGAGTAAGAATCTTTATAAAAAAGAAGACATTTTGTTCGCTAAATTAGAAGTGTTAAAGGGTGATGCTTTTTTACAAAATATGGAATTCGAAAAGGCAGAAACCTTTTACCAATCATACCTTTCTAAAACCAAAGTGTATAGCCAAAATAAAAAAAACCGGGATGTGGCGGATGCTTTTTCCAAATTAGGGAAGTTGTATATAGCAAAGGAAAATCCAGAAAAGGCGTTAGAGTTTTACCAAAAATCTTTAATACAGATAGCACCTGGTTTTAATGATACGGATATTAAAAGTAACCCTAAACCCAAAAAAGTACTGTCTAAATTAGAGTTAGTTAAGATATTGAAGGAAAAACTAGAGGCATTTCAATTATTGCATAATAAAAGTAATCGGTTAGAAGATCTTAAAATGGCGTTGACAACATCTTATGCCATTATAGAGACATTAGATTTATTGAAACCTGAATTCGAAAGTAAGGTTGATAAACAATTTCTATTATCAGAAATGTATCCCGCTTTTCATAGGATGGTAGAAGTGGCATTTGATCTTTTTAATACTACTAAAGAATCATCTTATATTACAGATGCTTTTTACTTTATGGAAAAAAGTAAAAGTGTATTGTTGTTAGAAGCTGCTAGGAGTACACAAGCCAGTTCTTACGGAGGTGTGCCAGAAGAAATTATAGATAAAGAACAGCAGTTTAGAGCGAATATCATTCATTTAGAGAAGAAATTTTTTAATCAAAAGTCTAATATGGTAGTTTTTGATTCGCTGTTTCAATTAAAAAACAGATACTATAATTTTATCTCTGATATTGAGAATAATTACCCTAAGTATTATGATTTAAAATATAATTCGGAAGTGATTAATTTGGAAGAAATTACCTCTGAAATTATAAAAAAGAAAGCCCTGTTGAGTTATTTTTCTACGGATACAAATTTGTTTTTGATTGCTATAGAAAACGATTCAAAAAACTTTTATAAAATTCCTTTCGGAAAGAATCATCGAGAAAAGATCACTAAACTTTATTCATTATTATCAAAAGTGAATAGTAAAGGGTTACCAGATATTTATAAAGAAGGGTATTCGATATATGAGAACATTCTAAAAGAACCTTTAAAAAAGATTGAATCAAAAGAATTGATTATAATTTCGGATGATATATTAAATTATTTACCGTTTGATGCTTTGTCAACATCAAAAGACAAACCAGATTATTTGATTAAGGAATATCAGATTTCTTATACAAATTCAGCGACACTACTTAAAGAACAGCAAAATAAAATAAAAACTGCTAAGAATCGGCTATTGGCATATGCTCCGACTTTTGGTAATACGAGTATAAACACACAGCAAGATAGATCGGATTTTGGTCCATTGTTGTATAATACAGATGAGGTAAATCAAATAACCAAATTCTTTAATGGAAAAGCAGTTACAGGTAATGAAGCTTCTTTAGTATCCTTTTCAGAAAATTCTCGAACGTATAATATGCTTCATTTTGCGACACACGCAGCTGCAAATGATGAGCATCCTGATTATTCCTATCTGGCATTTGCTCCGAATAACAATGAAGCATCAAGTTTGTTGTACGTAAAGGACCTCTATGGATATAATATCAATGCGGATTTAGTAACGCTAAGTGCTTGTCAAACCGGTTTAGGAAAGCTTCAGAAAGGTGAAGGCATGCTTAGTTTGGCAAGAGGATTTAGTTATGCAGGAGCTAAATCTCTAGTGACCACTTTATGGAAAATTAATGATCAGACTACTTCAGAATTGATGCAAGACTTTTATGAAAATCTGGATGCGTCATTACCAAAAGATAAAGCGTTACGCGAAGCAAAACTAACTTATTTAAAAACAGCAGAAGACGAATTGCTTACCCATCCTTATTATTGGTCAGGATTTATGATTTCGGGTGATACTACAGCAATTCAAGTAGATAACTCTTATTTTTGGTGGTTACTATTACTAGGAATTCCGGTATTGTTTGTAGTGGTTAGAAAAATAAAAAGTCTATTATAG
- a CDS encoding MarC family protein, which produces MNFDLKEILTASMILFAVIDIVGSIPIIIDLRKKVGHIQSEKASLVAAILMILFLFVGKEILNLIGIDVNSFAVAGAFIIFFLALEMILGIQLYKDDEPETAAVVPLAFPLIAGAGTMTSILSLRAEYQPINIVIAIVINIIFVYIVLKSSGRIEKVLGKQGINVIRKIFGVILLAIAVKLFATNIKGLF; this is translated from the coding sequence ATGAACTTTGACTTAAAAGAGATACTGACTGCGAGTATGATCCTCTTTGCAGTAATTGATATTGTAGGTAGCATTCCTATTATTATTGATCTGCGTAAGAAAGTAGGGCATATACAAAGTGAAAAAGCCTCTCTGGTAGCGGCTATATTAATGATACTATTCTTATTTGTAGGTAAAGAAATACTTAATCTTATCGGTATTGATGTCAATTCTTTTGCGGTTGCTGGTGCGTTTATCATATTCTTTCTAGCACTAGAAATGATACTGGGTATTCAATTATATAAAGATGATGAACCAGAAACTGCTGCTGTTGTTCCATTAGCATTTCCCCTTATAGCTGGAGCAGGAACAATGACTTCTATTCTATCTCTTAGAGCTGAATATCAACCGATTAATATTGTAATTGCCATTGTTATCAATATTATTTTTGTTTATATCGTTTTAAAATCTTCTGGAAGAATTGAAAAAGTTTTAGGTAAACAAGGAATTAATGTTATTCGTAAGATATTTGGTGTAATTTTGTTAGCTATTGCCGTAAAATTATTTGCAACTAATATAAAAGGCTTATTCTAA
- a CDS encoding S41 family peptidase, with protein sequence MPLFIGLAMGAGVFLGSKLDFSNPSAKLFSYNAKKEKLNRLIDYIDYEYVDEINTDSIVDVTVNRILENLDPHSVYIPPEELEGITESMQGDFIGIGVSYYPYRDTISVINTIKGGPSERSGIMAGDRILMADNDTLYGERLRRDGLADKLKGELNSQVQLKVYRKGKGIFDVVVKRGRVPLRSVDASYMLKENLGYIKVNRFAETTYKEFKNALDSLQDLGAETLVVDLRDNGGGFIAPALKMADEFLENDKLIMFTKNKKGSIENNYATRNGSFEKGNVYVLINENSASASEIFAGAIQDNDRGTIVGRRSYGKGLVQREMALGDGSAIRLTISRYYTPTGRSIQKPYENGNKEYFNEYLERYKNGELQNADSIQVADSLKFKTPGGKTVYGGGGIIPDIFVSKDTTRVGETLDYMLRSGRMGGYIFEELDKKRDFYNKLTEEQFKQEIEIDDDFADGFLAYTRKRGVDINLQNYREQLKKYLKAIMAQQLFGTSAFEKIINKDDKMIQKVLSISDSS encoded by the coding sequence TTGCCATTATTTATTGGTTTGGCGATGGGAGCGGGAGTTTTTTTAGGAAGTAAACTCGATTTTAGCAATCCATCAGCTAAGTTATTTTCCTATAATGCTAAAAAGGAAAAATTAAACCGTCTTATTGATTATATAGATTATGAGTATGTTGACGAAATCAATACCGATAGTATTGTAGATGTTACCGTAAACAGAATTCTTGAAAATCTGGATCCACATTCTGTATATATACCTCCAGAAGAACTAGAAGGGATCACAGAAAGTATGCAGGGAGATTTTATTGGTATTGGAGTAAGTTACTATCCTTATAGAGATACCATTTCCGTCATTAATACCATAAAAGGAGGTCCAAGCGAACGATCAGGAATTATGGCAGGTGATCGAATTCTTATGGCAGATAATGATACGCTGTATGGAGAGCGTTTAAGAAGAGATGGATTAGCAGATAAGCTAAAAGGAGAATTAAACAGCCAGGTTCAATTAAAGGTTTATAGAAAAGGTAAGGGTATATTTGACGTAGTCGTTAAGCGGGGTAGAGTGCCGCTACGAAGTGTGGATGCTAGTTATATGCTAAAAGAAAACTTAGGATATATAAAAGTAAATCGCTTTGCAGAAACTACGTATAAGGAGTTTAAAAATGCATTAGATTCTTTACAGGATCTAGGAGCAGAGACCTTAGTTGTTGATCTCAGGGACAATGGAGGTGGTTTTATTGCTCCTGCATTAAAAATGGCAGATGAGTTCTTAGAAAATGATAAGCTTATCATGTTCACTAAAAACAAAAAAGGATCCATAGAGAATAACTATGCCACACGTAACGGAAGTTTCGAAAAAGGAAATGTCTATGTGTTAATTAATGAGAATTCTGCGTCTGCAAGCGAAATTTTCGCTGGAGCTATTCAGGATAATGATAGAGGAACGATTGTCGGCAGACGTTCTTATGGAAAAGGATTAGTGCAAAGAGAGATGGCCTTAGGTGATGGCAGTGCGATTAGGCTAACAATTTCTAGATATTACACCCCGACAGGGCGATCCATTCAGAAACCATATGAGAACGGCAATAAAGAGTATTTTAATGAATACTTAGAGCGTTATAAAAATGGCGAATTGCAAAATGCAGATAGTATACAAGTTGCAGATTCTTTGAAGTTTAAAACACCAGGAGGCAAAACCGTATATGGAGGAGGAGGGATTATACCTGATATTTTTGTAAGTAAAGATACGACCAGAGTTGGAGAGACGCTAGATTATATGCTAAGATCCGGAAGAATGGGTGGGTACATATTCGAAGAGCTTGATAAAAAAAGAGATTTTTATAACAAGCTTACCGAAGAACAATTTAAGCAAGAAATAGAGATTGATGATGATTTTGCAGATGGATTCTTAGCTTACACAAGAAAAAGAGGTGTAGATATTAATTTGCAAAATTATAGAGAGCAATTAAAGAAATATCTGAAAGCTATTATGGCTCAGCAGTTATTCGGAACTAGTGCGTTCGAAAAGATTATTAATAAAGATGATAAAATGATCCAAAAAGTTTTATCGATATCCGATAGCTCTTAA
- the uxaC gene encoding glucuronate isomerase yields MKAISTFIHDDFLLQNEFSKILYHTYAKNLSIIDYHNHLSPEDICNNRKFNTITEVWLQGDHYKWRAMRTLGISEYFITGNSTDKEKFLKWAETVPYTIRNPLFHWSHIELKKHFSINDLLSSDNAEKIYLSTNEQLQNRGHSTQGLLKMNKVDVVCTTDDPIDTLDFHKAYGTQEKSMKLLPTFRPDKSYAVEDSLSYTDYLIKLGEKSNIQIKSFGDLLLALENRIDYFHAAGCRLSDHGLENLYHFSKGAYNIEQIFKKIQSKKPLEAVEANYFKFEVLSYLSICYHERGWVQQFHLGAIRNNNERLLQKLGPDTGFDSIGDYSQAKHLSGFLNSLDKTDQLPKTIIYNLNPSDNEVFASMVGNFNDGSIKGKVQYGAAWWFLDQKDGMEKHLNTLSNLGILSCFVGMLTDSRSFLSFPRHDYFRRILCNLLGEDVKNGMLPRDEKWLGKIVSDICYNNAKEYFPF; encoded by the coding sequence ATGAAAGCAATATCCACTTTCATCCATGATGACTTTTTACTGCAAAATGAATTTTCTAAAATTCTCTATCATACGTATGCTAAAAATCTATCTATCATAGATTATCATAATCATTTATCTCCAGAAGATATTTGCAACAACAGAAAATTTAATACTATTACGGAAGTCTGGTTGCAAGGTGATCATTATAAGTGGCGAGCTATGCGAACACTGGGTATTAGCGAGTATTTTATTACAGGAAATTCCACGGATAAAGAAAAATTCCTAAAATGGGCAGAAACCGTTCCATATACAATAAGAAATCCATTATTTCATTGGTCACATATAGAACTTAAAAAACACTTCTCGATCAATGATCTATTATCCTCAGATAATGCAGAAAAAATTTATCTCTCTACTAATGAGCAATTACAAAATCGTGGTCATTCAACTCAAGGATTATTGAAAATGAATAAGGTTGATGTAGTCTGCACCACTGACGATCCAATTGATACTCTTGATTTTCATAAAGCATACGGTACTCAAGAAAAATCAATGAAGCTATTACCTACTTTTAGACCAGACAAATCGTACGCTGTAGAAGATTCTTTATCGTACACAGACTATCTTATTAAACTAGGTGAAAAATCCAATATACAGATTAAAAGCTTTGGGGATCTTTTGTTAGCACTAGAAAACAGAATTGATTACTTTCATGCTGCTGGATGTAGGTTATCTGATCATGGTTTAGAGAATTTATACCATTTCTCTAAAGGTGCTTATAATATCGAACAAATTTTCAAAAAAATACAATCTAAAAAACCACTTGAGGCCGTAGAGGCCAATTATTTTAAATTCGAAGTTTTATCTTATCTGAGTATTTGTTATCATGAAAGAGGATGGGTACAACAATTCCATCTAGGCGCTATTAGAAACAATAACGAAAGGCTTTTACAAAAGCTTGGTCCAGATACCGGATTTGATTCTATTGGAGACTATTCTCAAGCTAAGCATCTAAGTGGTTTTTTAAATTCTTTGGATAAAACAGATCAATTACCTAAAACCATTATTTACAATCTAAATCCTTCAGATAATGAAGTTTTTGCCTCTATGGTAGGTAATTTTAATGACGGTAGCATTAAAGGAAAAGTTCAATATGGTGCTGCGTGGTGGTTTTTAGATCAAAAAGATGGTATGGAAAAACATTTAAACACTTTATCTAATCTTGGTATACTAAGTTGTTTTGTGGGAATGCTAACTGATTCAAGAAGTTTTTTATCGTTTCCAAGACATGATTATTTTCGTCGCATTCTTTGTAATCTACTTGGTGAAGATGTAAAAAATGGAATGCTCCCCAGAGATGAAAAGTGGTTAGGAAAAATTGTTTCTGACATCTGCTATAACAATGCTAAAGAGTATTTTCCCTTTTAA
- a CDS encoding OmpA family protein — MKTIKQIIGISVLFFVLLIPQQAEAQFWKKVAKTAEKAAEKTVLKKTEEKVSKKTSKTIDDTVDGKPKKKKKSKNKNKKTKGAVISSNNEEESVIHETESLEPLFAAYSKFDFVAGEKIIAFEDFSQDEIGDLPARWNSSNSAEVVTLNNQEGRFIQIGTGTGSYVPEFIEEFPENFTLEYDVVFDFDVSKYAYKRDLHVVFSDVENSGYELQKGAPGKNGFSFIIRGGISGGGQVDIQKYCADRNFNLRSEKKFGKLNKDNSGRGKKMHVSIWKQKQRMRVYIDEQKVFDIPRAFEKNVVIKNLKFFSETTPENTFYYLGNVRYAVGKPDMRNKLITEGKLVTYGITFDTGKATVKPESYGTIKKIANVLSENAGVKVRITGHTDTDGDDTFNQKLSEKRAASVKEVLVNEFGINSSRLKTDGKGESVPIDTGNTPEAKAKNRRVEFKKI, encoded by the coding sequence ATGAAAACTATAAAGCAGATCATTGGGATATCAGTACTATTTTTTGTTTTACTAATCCCTCAGCAAGCGGAAGCACAGTTCTGGAAAAAAGTAGCAAAAACAGCTGAGAAAGCTGCTGAGAAAACCGTTTTGAAGAAAACAGAAGAAAAAGTATCAAAAAAAACAAGTAAGACAATAGACGATACAGTTGATGGAAAACCCAAAAAAAAGAAGAAAAGCAAGAATAAAAATAAGAAGACAAAAGGAGCTGTCATTTCTTCTAATAATGAAGAAGAGAGTGTGATACACGAAACAGAAAGCCTAGAGCCTTTGTTTGCTGCATACTCTAAGTTTGATTTTGTGGCTGGAGAAAAAATAATCGCCTTCGAAGATTTTAGTCAGGATGAAATCGGTGATTTGCCTGCACGTTGGAACTCCTCTAATTCAGCTGAAGTAGTTACTCTTAATAATCAAGAAGGACGTTTTATCCAGATAGGAACTGGAACCGGATCTTATGTTCCAGAATTCATAGAAGAATTTCCTGAAAACTTTACTTTAGAATATGATGTAGTATTTGATTTTGATGTCTCTAAATATGCTTACAAACGTGATCTTCATGTTGTGTTTTCTGATGTAGAGAATTCAGGATATGAATTACAAAAAGGTGCTCCCGGGAAAAATGGGTTCTCTTTTATTATTCGTGGAGGAATAAGCGGTGGCGGACAGGTTGATATTCAGAAATATTGCGCTGATCGTAATTTTAATTTACGTTCTGAGAAAAAATTCGGAAAACTAAATAAGGATAATAGTGGTCGAGGTAAAAAGATGCACGTTTCCATTTGGAAACAAAAACAAAGAATGAGAGTGTATATAGATGAACAAAAGGTGTTTGATATACCCAGAGCATTTGAAAAAAATGTAGTAATTAAGAATTTAAAATTTTTCTCAGAAACGACACCAGAAAACACATTTTACTATTTGGGTAATGTTAGATATGCAGTTGGTAAGCCTGATATGCGAAATAAACTAATTACAGAAGGTAAGCTAGTTACATATGGAATTACTTTTGATACAGGAAAAGCCACTGTAAAACCGGAATCTTATGGTACAATTAAAAAAATTGCCAATGTTCTTTCTGAGAATGCTGGGGTAAAAGTTCGAATCACAGGTCATACAGATACAGATGGGGATGATACTTTTAATCAAAAGCTCTCCGAAAAAAGAGCTGCATCAGTTAAAGAGGTGCTCGTCAATGAATTTGGGATTAATTCTTCTAGATTAAAAACGGATGGTAAGGGTGAAAGTGTTCCGATTGATACAGGAAATACTCCAGAGGCGAAAGCAAAAAATAGAAGAGTAGAGTTTAAAAAGATTTAA
- a CDS encoding mechanosensitive ion channel family protein, protein MDIQKWLDKGLDFIIDFGPKVIGAILIWIIGSWVIKKLMTGISKIMTARNYDESLQKFLTNLLGWILKIVLILAVLGTVGVETTSFAAILAAAGLAVGLALQGSLANFAGGVLIMIFKPFKIGDLIEAQGVLGVVKEIEIFTTKLSTPENKEAIIPNGTLSNGNIINYTSQGTLRVDLNIGIGYGDDIKKAKDVIMKVLTDNPKVLKDPAPTVAVSELGDNAINLVVRPNVNVADYWDVYFKALEDSKNALDAAGISIPYPQRDIHVHNVK, encoded by the coding sequence ATGGATATTCAAAAATGGTTAGATAAAGGGTTAGATTTTATTATAGATTTTGGTCCAAAGGTTATAGGAGCAATTCTCATATGGATTATAGGTTCCTGGGTTATTAAAAAATTAATGACGGGAATCTCTAAAATAATGACCGCAAGAAATTATGATGAAAGCTTGCAAAAATTCCTTACTAATCTACTAGGATGGATCTTAAAAATCGTATTAATACTTGCCGTACTTGGCACAGTAGGTGTAGAAACCACTTCTTTTGCTGCAATATTAGCTGCTGCTGGTTTAGCTGTTGGTCTAGCTTTGCAAGGATCTTTGGCGAATTTTGCCGGAGGTGTGCTCATTATGATTTTTAAACCTTTTAAAATTGGAGACCTAATAGAAGCTCAAGGGGTTTTAGGTGTTGTAAAGGAAATAGAAATTTTTACTACTAAATTGTCTACTCCAGAAAATAAAGAAGCTATTATTCCTAACGGAACCTTATCCAATGGTAATATTATCAATTATACTTCTCAAGGAACACTAAGAGTGGATCTTAATATAGGTATTGGATATGGAGATGATATTAAAAAGGCAAAAGACGTTATTATGAAAGTCCTTACAGACAATCCTAAAGTTTTAAAAGATCCTGCTCCTACAGTTGCCGTTAGTGAGCTAGGAGATAACGCAATAAATCTAGTAGTACGACCTAATGTAAATGTAGCGGATTATTGGGATGTTTATTTTAAAGCTCTAGAAGATTCTAAAAACGCATTGGATGCTGCTGGAATTTCAATCCCTTATCCACAAAGAGATATTCACGTCCATAATGTTAAATAA
- a CDS encoding HupE/UreJ family protein has protein sequence MSEFWLYVKLGLYHVLDWQAYDHILFLIVLTVAYTFDNWKRILLLVTLFTLGHTTSLFLAVYDVVSVNSKLVEFLIPITILAAAIFNVFTAGKTAGKNKVSVLYATTIFFGLIHGLGFSSFFNAVSSNVSSKILPLIEFALGIELAQLIVVIIVLIISFIIQTIFRFSKRDWILVVSSIVIGMVVPMIISNKIW, from the coding sequence ATGTCAGAATTTTGGCTTTATGTAAAGCTCGGCTTATACCACGTTCTAGATTGGCAGGCCTATGATCATATCCTATTCTTAATAGTACTAACTGTTGCGTATACTTTTGATAACTGGAAAAGGATTCTTTTACTGGTAACTTTATTTACTCTGGGGCATACTACTTCGCTGTTTTTAGCCGTGTATGATGTGGTTTCTGTAAACTCTAAATTAGTAGAGTTTTTAATTCCGATAACTATTTTAGCAGCGGCAATATTTAACGTTTTTACAGCAGGAAAAACTGCAGGTAAAAACAAAGTTAGTGTATTATATGCTACCACAATTTTTTTCGGACTTATTCATGGATTGGGTTTTTCTAGTTTTTTTAATGCAGTTAGCAGTAATGTTAGTTCGAAAATTTTACCACTGATTGAATTTGCTTTGGGGATAGAACTAGCACAACTTATTGTAGTGATCATAGTTCTTATAATCAGTTTTATTATTCAAACGATTTTCAGATTCTCTAAACGAGATTGGATACTAGTCGTTTCTTCAATAGTAATAGGGATGGTTGTTCCGATGATAATTTCAAACAAAATATGGTAA